Proteins from one Syngnathus scovelli strain Florida chromosome 9, RoL_Ssco_1.2, whole genome shotgun sequence genomic window:
- the cnot3a gene encoding CCR4-NOT transcription complex subunit 3a isoform X2, giving the protein MADKRKLQGEIDRCLKKVAEGVEQFEDIWQKLHNAANANQKEKYEADLKKEIKKLQRLRDQIKTWVASNEIKDKRQLVENRKLIETQMERFKVVERETKTKAYSKEGLGLAQKVDPAQREKEETGQWLTNTIDTLNMQVDQFESEVESLSVQTRKKKGDKEKQDRIDELKRLIERHRFHIRMLETILRMLDNDSVPVDAIQKIKDDVEYYIDSSQDPDFEENEFLYDDLDLEDIPLVATSPSGQGTMEDEMYLHSSSTPTSTTSSSPIPPSPATCAAENSEDDKKRGRSTDSEVSQSPVKNGTPSLLSSFSSSTTSGSSSSSSLVSMASVVGGIPVVPTSSGLIGSFSSAVQQQHQHLPVQQQPQQAQPQNPSQQQQPPLSKPSAPSNSTPNPPSNLLLPASSAPSVPTPSTAISSAASSLSQPSSGSASVSSLGLGMGLGLGKGGITGTSGANQMSALGLGVHSAPLSTMAGLISGSTPTPYAQAAASGGLGLSGGSTPASISVESSTSIITTSGSSGVTTNGAATALGLLGSGHGSLSGSILGLVSGQNASSATSQVPPSSVSASPGVVGMMGSNSGSVGIVGGVSAAPARPPSGLKQNGSTSYSAVVAESSTESALSTPSQSQSSQPSSLSSSASQPLDNGPSLISSITLPPSSPSPSFSDSTPGGGSLLNGPHSYTQASEGLKAPEPLISLKAMAERAALGSGLDGEIPNLHLTERDIFSSSTAPGTPAAPQPSVSEVSIPPSLGVCPLGPTPLPKDQLYQQAMQESAWTHMPHPSDSERIRQYLMRNPCPTLPFHYQMPPHHSDSIEFYQRLSTETLFFIFYYLEGTKAQYLSAKALKKQSWRFHTKYMMWFQRHEEPKTITDEFEQGTYIYFDYEKWGQRKKEGFTFEYRYLEDRDLQ; this is encoded by the exons ATGGCTGACAAGAGAAAACTTCAAG gtgAGATTGACAGATGCTTGAAAAAAGTAGCGGAAGGTGTAGAACAGTTTGAAGACATTTGGCAAAAG CTTCACAATGCAGCTAATGCAAACCAGAAGGAAAAATACGAAGCTGACCTCAAGAAAGAGATTAAAAAATTACAG CGATTGAGAGATCAGATAAAAACATGGGTGGCCTCCAACGAGATCAAAGATAAACGGCAGCTAGTCGAGAACCGCAAGCTCATCGAGACG CAAATGGAGCGGTTCAAAGTAGTGGAGCGGGAAACAAAAACCAAGGCCTACTCCAAAGAAGGTTTGGGGCTGGCTCAGAAGGTGGATCCGGCTCAGAGGGAGAAGGAGGAGACGGGGCAATGGCTCACG AACACGATAGACACTCTGAACATGCAGGTCGATCAGTTTGAGAGCGAGGTGGAGTCTCTTTCGGTTCAAACGCGAAAGAAGAAAGGTGACAAAGAG AAGCAAGATCGCATCGACGAGCTCAAGCGCTTGATCGAGAGGCACCGCTTCCACATCCGCATGCTGGAGACCATCTTGCGGATGCTGGACAACGACTCAGTGCCGGTGGACGCCATTCAGAAGATCAAAGATGACGTGGAGTATTACATTGATTCTTCGCAAGACCCCGACTTTGAGGAAAACGAATTCCTCTACGATGACTTGGACCTGGAAGACATCC CATTAGTGGCCACGTCGCCATCGGGGCAAGGCACTATGGAAGATGAGATGTACCTCCActccagcagcactcccacTTCAACCACCTCGTCGTCGCCCATCCCTCCGTCGCCAGCCACTTGTGCTGCG GAGAACTCAGAGGACGATAAGAAAAGGGGCCGCTCAACAGACAGTGAAGTTAGTCAG TCACCTGTTAAGAATGGCACGCCCTCCCTactctcctccttctcctcctccaccacGTCCGGCTCCTCTTCGTCCTCCTCCCTGGTGTCAATGGCCAGCGTAGTGGGAGGCATCCCAGTGGTTCCGACCAGCAGCGGCTTGATAGGAAGCTTCAGCAGCGCCGTGCAACAGCAGCATCAGCATCTGCCGGTGCAGCAACAGCCGCAGCAAGCTCAGCCGCAGAACCCATCTCAACAGCAGCAGCCCCCACTGTCCAAACCCTCAGCCCCCTCAAACAGCACCCCCAATCCGCCCAGCAACTTGCTGCTCCCGGCGTCCTCTGCCCCCTCCGTGCCCACGCCGAGCACGGCCATTTCATCTGCCGCCAGTTCCTTGTCTCAGCCCTCGTCCGGGTCCGCTTCCGTGTCCAGTTTGGGACTCGGCATGGGATTGGGTTTAGGCAAAGGGGGCATCACGGGGACCAGCGGCGCCAACCAAATGTCGGCTTTAGGCTTGGGGGTCCACTCGGCGCCGCTCAGCACCATGGCGGGGCTCATCTCGGGGTCGACGCCCACCCCCTACGCGCAGGCGGCGGCATCAGGGGGCTTGGGCTTGAGCGGCGgtagcacgccggccagcatttCAGTGGAGAGCAGCACTTCCATCATCACCACCTCGGGCTCCAGCGGCGTCACCACCAACGGAGCAGCCACGGCGCTCGGCCTGCTGGGCTCCGGCCACGGCTCGCTGAGCGGCAGCATTCTGGGCCTGGTGTCGGGCCAGAACGCCTCCTCAGCCACCTCTCAGGTGCCTCCCAGTTCCGTCAGCGCTTCCCCAGGGGTGGTTGGTATGATGGGGAGCAACAGCGGCAGCGTCGGGATTGTCGGGGGCGTGAGCGCCGCCCCGGCCCGACCGCCCAGCGGACTCAAGCAGAATGGAAGCACAA GTTACAGTGCCGTCGTGGCCGAAAGCTCCACGGAATCAGCTCTCAGCACGCCGAGCCAGTCTCAAAGCAGCCAGCCGTCATCCCTCAGTTCCTCCGCCAGTCAGCC GTTGGACAATGGGCCCAGTTTAATCAGCTCCATCACGCTCCCGCCCAGCTCGCCGTCGCCCTCCTTTTCGGACAGCACGCCCGGTGGAGGGAGCCTCCTAAACGGGCCCCACTCCTACACGCAGGCCTCCGAGGGCCTCAAG GCTCCCGAGCCTCTTATCTCCCTGAAGGCCATGGCGGAACGGGCGGCCCTGGGATCAGGCCTTGACGGAGAAATCCCCAACCTGCACCTAACAGAGCGAG ACATCTTCTCATCGTCCACGgcgcccggcaccccggccgccCCGCAGCCATCCGTATCCGAGGTCAGCATCCCGCCGTCGCTCGGGGTCTGTCCGCTGgggcccacccccctccccaaagACCAGCTGTACCAGCAGGCCATGCAGGAGTCGGCGTGGACGCACATGCCGCACCCCTCAGACTCGGAGAGGATCAG GCAATACCTAATGAGGAACCCGTGCCCCACCTTGCCCTTCCATTATCAGATGCCTCCGCACCACTCAGACTCCATCGAGTTCTACCAGCGACTGTCTACAGAAACACTGTTTTTCATCTTCTACTACCTGGAG GGCACCAAGGCTCAGTATCTGTCAGCCAAGGCGCTGAAAAAGCAATCATGGAGGTTTCACACCAAGTACATGATGTGGTTCCAGAGGCACGAGGAGCCCAAGACTATCACTGATGAGTTCGAACAG GGCACTTACATTTACTTTGACTATGAGAAATGGGGCCAGCGAAAGAAGGAGGGCTTCACATTTGAGTACAGGTACCTGGAAGACCGAGACCTGCAGTGA
- the cnot3a gene encoding CCR4-NOT transcription complex subunit 3a isoform X1, with product MADKRKLQGEIDRCLKKVAEGVEQFEDIWQKLHNAANANQKEKYEADLKKEIKKLQRLRDQIKTWVASNEIKDKRQLVENRKLIETQMERFKVVERETKTKAYSKEGLGLAQKVDPAQREKEETGQWLTNTIDTLNMQVDQFESEVESLSVQTRKKKGDKEKQDRIDELKRLIERHRFHIRMLETILRMLDNDSVPVDAIQKIKDDVEYYIDSSQDPDFEENEFLYDDLDLEDIPAALVATSPSGQGTMEDEMYLHSSSTPTSTTSSSPIPPSPATCAAENSEDDKKRGRSTDSEVSQSPVKNGTPSLLSSFSSSTTSGSSSSSSLVSMASVVGGIPVVPTSSGLIGSFSSAVQQQHQHLPVQQQPQQAQPQNPSQQQQPPLSKPSAPSNSTPNPPSNLLLPASSAPSVPTPSTAISSAASSLSQPSSGSASVSSLGLGMGLGLGKGGITGTSGANQMSALGLGVHSAPLSTMAGLISGSTPTPYAQAAASGGLGLSGGSTPASISVESSTSIITTSGSSGVTTNGAATALGLLGSGHGSLSGSILGLVSGQNASSATSQVPPSSVSASPGVVGMMGSNSGSVGIVGGVSAAPARPPSGLKQNGSTSYSAVVAESSTESALSTPSQSQSSQPSSLSSSASQPLDNGPSLISSITLPPSSPSPSFSDSTPGGGSLLNGPHSYTQASEGLKAPEPLISLKAMAERAALGSGLDGEIPNLHLTERDIFSSSTAPGTPAAPQPSVSEVSIPPSLGVCPLGPTPLPKDQLYQQAMQESAWTHMPHPSDSERIRQYLMRNPCPTLPFHYQMPPHHSDSIEFYQRLSTETLFFIFYYLEGTKAQYLSAKALKKQSWRFHTKYMMWFQRHEEPKTITDEFEQGTYIYFDYEKWGQRKKEGFTFEYRYLEDRDLQ from the exons ATGGCTGACAAGAGAAAACTTCAAG gtgAGATTGACAGATGCTTGAAAAAAGTAGCGGAAGGTGTAGAACAGTTTGAAGACATTTGGCAAAAG CTTCACAATGCAGCTAATGCAAACCAGAAGGAAAAATACGAAGCTGACCTCAAGAAAGAGATTAAAAAATTACAG CGATTGAGAGATCAGATAAAAACATGGGTGGCCTCCAACGAGATCAAAGATAAACGGCAGCTAGTCGAGAACCGCAAGCTCATCGAGACG CAAATGGAGCGGTTCAAAGTAGTGGAGCGGGAAACAAAAACCAAGGCCTACTCCAAAGAAGGTTTGGGGCTGGCTCAGAAGGTGGATCCGGCTCAGAGGGAGAAGGAGGAGACGGGGCAATGGCTCACG AACACGATAGACACTCTGAACATGCAGGTCGATCAGTTTGAGAGCGAGGTGGAGTCTCTTTCGGTTCAAACGCGAAAGAAGAAAGGTGACAAAGAG AAGCAAGATCGCATCGACGAGCTCAAGCGCTTGATCGAGAGGCACCGCTTCCACATCCGCATGCTGGAGACCATCTTGCGGATGCTGGACAACGACTCAGTGCCGGTGGACGCCATTCAGAAGATCAAAGATGACGTGGAGTATTACATTGATTCTTCGCAAGACCCCGACTTTGAGGAAAACGAATTCCTCTACGATGACTTGGACCTGGAAGACATCC CTGCAGCATTAGTGGCCACGTCGCCATCGGGGCAAGGCACTATGGAAGATGAGATGTACCTCCActccagcagcactcccacTTCAACCACCTCGTCGTCGCCCATCCCTCCGTCGCCAGCCACTTGTGCTGCG GAGAACTCAGAGGACGATAAGAAAAGGGGCCGCTCAACAGACAGTGAAGTTAGTCAG TCACCTGTTAAGAATGGCACGCCCTCCCTactctcctccttctcctcctccaccacGTCCGGCTCCTCTTCGTCCTCCTCCCTGGTGTCAATGGCCAGCGTAGTGGGAGGCATCCCAGTGGTTCCGACCAGCAGCGGCTTGATAGGAAGCTTCAGCAGCGCCGTGCAACAGCAGCATCAGCATCTGCCGGTGCAGCAACAGCCGCAGCAAGCTCAGCCGCAGAACCCATCTCAACAGCAGCAGCCCCCACTGTCCAAACCCTCAGCCCCCTCAAACAGCACCCCCAATCCGCCCAGCAACTTGCTGCTCCCGGCGTCCTCTGCCCCCTCCGTGCCCACGCCGAGCACGGCCATTTCATCTGCCGCCAGTTCCTTGTCTCAGCCCTCGTCCGGGTCCGCTTCCGTGTCCAGTTTGGGACTCGGCATGGGATTGGGTTTAGGCAAAGGGGGCATCACGGGGACCAGCGGCGCCAACCAAATGTCGGCTTTAGGCTTGGGGGTCCACTCGGCGCCGCTCAGCACCATGGCGGGGCTCATCTCGGGGTCGACGCCCACCCCCTACGCGCAGGCGGCGGCATCAGGGGGCTTGGGCTTGAGCGGCGgtagcacgccggccagcatttCAGTGGAGAGCAGCACTTCCATCATCACCACCTCGGGCTCCAGCGGCGTCACCACCAACGGAGCAGCCACGGCGCTCGGCCTGCTGGGCTCCGGCCACGGCTCGCTGAGCGGCAGCATTCTGGGCCTGGTGTCGGGCCAGAACGCCTCCTCAGCCACCTCTCAGGTGCCTCCCAGTTCCGTCAGCGCTTCCCCAGGGGTGGTTGGTATGATGGGGAGCAACAGCGGCAGCGTCGGGATTGTCGGGGGCGTGAGCGCCGCCCCGGCCCGACCGCCCAGCGGACTCAAGCAGAATGGAAGCACAA GTTACAGTGCCGTCGTGGCCGAAAGCTCCACGGAATCAGCTCTCAGCACGCCGAGCCAGTCTCAAAGCAGCCAGCCGTCATCCCTCAGTTCCTCCGCCAGTCAGCC GTTGGACAATGGGCCCAGTTTAATCAGCTCCATCACGCTCCCGCCCAGCTCGCCGTCGCCCTCCTTTTCGGACAGCACGCCCGGTGGAGGGAGCCTCCTAAACGGGCCCCACTCCTACACGCAGGCCTCCGAGGGCCTCAAG GCTCCCGAGCCTCTTATCTCCCTGAAGGCCATGGCGGAACGGGCGGCCCTGGGATCAGGCCTTGACGGAGAAATCCCCAACCTGCACCTAACAGAGCGAG ACATCTTCTCATCGTCCACGgcgcccggcaccccggccgccCCGCAGCCATCCGTATCCGAGGTCAGCATCCCGCCGTCGCTCGGGGTCTGTCCGCTGgggcccacccccctccccaaagACCAGCTGTACCAGCAGGCCATGCAGGAGTCGGCGTGGACGCACATGCCGCACCCCTCAGACTCGGAGAGGATCAG GCAATACCTAATGAGGAACCCGTGCCCCACCTTGCCCTTCCATTATCAGATGCCTCCGCACCACTCAGACTCCATCGAGTTCTACCAGCGACTGTCTACAGAAACACTGTTTTTCATCTTCTACTACCTGGAG GGCACCAAGGCTCAGTATCTGTCAGCCAAGGCGCTGAAAAAGCAATCATGGAGGTTTCACACCAAGTACATGATGTGGTTCCAGAGGCACGAGGAGCCCAAGACTATCACTGATGAGTTCGAACAG GGCACTTACATTTACTTTGACTATGAGAAATGGGGCCAGCGAAAGAAGGAGGGCTTCACATTTGAGTACAGGTACCTGGAAGACCGAGACCTGCAGTGA
- the cnot3a gene encoding CCR4-NOT transcription complex subunit 3a isoform X3 codes for MADKRKLQGEIDRCLKKVAEGVEQFEDIWQKLHNAANANQKEKYEADLKKEIKKLQRLRDQIKTWVASNEIKDKRQLVENRKLIETQMERFKVVERETKTKAYSKEGLGLAQKVDPAQREKEETGQWLTNTIDTLNMQVDQFESEVESLSVQTRKKKGDKEKQDRIDELKRLIERHRFHIRMLETILRMLDNDSVPVDAIQKIKDDVEYYIDSSQDPDFEENEFLYDDLDLEDIPAALVATSPSGQGTMEDEMYLHSSSTPTSTTSSSPIPPSPATCAASPVKNGTPSLLSSFSSSTTSGSSSSSSLVSMASVVGGIPVVPTSSGLIGSFSSAVQQQHQHLPVQQQPQQAQPQNPSQQQQPPLSKPSAPSNSTPNPPSNLLLPASSAPSVPTPSTAISSAASSLSQPSSGSASVSSLGLGMGLGLGKGGITGTSGANQMSALGLGVHSAPLSTMAGLISGSTPTPYAQAAASGGLGLSGGSTPASISVESSTSIITTSGSSGVTTNGAATALGLLGSGHGSLSGSILGLVSGQNASSATSQVPPSSVSASPGVVGMMGSNSGSVGIVGGVSAAPARPPSGLKQNGSTSYSAVVAESSTESALSTPSQSQSSQPSSLSSSASQPLDNGPSLISSITLPPSSPSPSFSDSTPGGGSLLNGPHSYTQASEGLKAPEPLISLKAMAERAALGSGLDGEIPNLHLTERDIFSSSTAPGTPAAPQPSVSEVSIPPSLGVCPLGPTPLPKDQLYQQAMQESAWTHMPHPSDSERIRQYLMRNPCPTLPFHYQMPPHHSDSIEFYQRLSTETLFFIFYYLEGTKAQYLSAKALKKQSWRFHTKYMMWFQRHEEPKTITDEFEQGTYIYFDYEKWGQRKKEGFTFEYRYLEDRDLQ; via the exons ATGGCTGACAAGAGAAAACTTCAAG gtgAGATTGACAGATGCTTGAAAAAAGTAGCGGAAGGTGTAGAACAGTTTGAAGACATTTGGCAAAAG CTTCACAATGCAGCTAATGCAAACCAGAAGGAAAAATACGAAGCTGACCTCAAGAAAGAGATTAAAAAATTACAG CGATTGAGAGATCAGATAAAAACATGGGTGGCCTCCAACGAGATCAAAGATAAACGGCAGCTAGTCGAGAACCGCAAGCTCATCGAGACG CAAATGGAGCGGTTCAAAGTAGTGGAGCGGGAAACAAAAACCAAGGCCTACTCCAAAGAAGGTTTGGGGCTGGCTCAGAAGGTGGATCCGGCTCAGAGGGAGAAGGAGGAGACGGGGCAATGGCTCACG AACACGATAGACACTCTGAACATGCAGGTCGATCAGTTTGAGAGCGAGGTGGAGTCTCTTTCGGTTCAAACGCGAAAGAAGAAAGGTGACAAAGAG AAGCAAGATCGCATCGACGAGCTCAAGCGCTTGATCGAGAGGCACCGCTTCCACATCCGCATGCTGGAGACCATCTTGCGGATGCTGGACAACGACTCAGTGCCGGTGGACGCCATTCAGAAGATCAAAGATGACGTGGAGTATTACATTGATTCTTCGCAAGACCCCGACTTTGAGGAAAACGAATTCCTCTACGATGACTTGGACCTGGAAGACATCC CTGCAGCATTAGTGGCCACGTCGCCATCGGGGCAAGGCACTATGGAAGATGAGATGTACCTCCActccagcagcactcccacTTCAACCACCTCGTCGTCGCCCATCCCTCCGTCGCCAGCCACTTGTGCTGCG TCACCTGTTAAGAATGGCACGCCCTCCCTactctcctccttctcctcctccaccacGTCCGGCTCCTCTTCGTCCTCCTCCCTGGTGTCAATGGCCAGCGTAGTGGGAGGCATCCCAGTGGTTCCGACCAGCAGCGGCTTGATAGGAAGCTTCAGCAGCGCCGTGCAACAGCAGCATCAGCATCTGCCGGTGCAGCAACAGCCGCAGCAAGCTCAGCCGCAGAACCCATCTCAACAGCAGCAGCCCCCACTGTCCAAACCCTCAGCCCCCTCAAACAGCACCCCCAATCCGCCCAGCAACTTGCTGCTCCCGGCGTCCTCTGCCCCCTCCGTGCCCACGCCGAGCACGGCCATTTCATCTGCCGCCAGTTCCTTGTCTCAGCCCTCGTCCGGGTCCGCTTCCGTGTCCAGTTTGGGACTCGGCATGGGATTGGGTTTAGGCAAAGGGGGCATCACGGGGACCAGCGGCGCCAACCAAATGTCGGCTTTAGGCTTGGGGGTCCACTCGGCGCCGCTCAGCACCATGGCGGGGCTCATCTCGGGGTCGACGCCCACCCCCTACGCGCAGGCGGCGGCATCAGGGGGCTTGGGCTTGAGCGGCGgtagcacgccggccagcatttCAGTGGAGAGCAGCACTTCCATCATCACCACCTCGGGCTCCAGCGGCGTCACCACCAACGGAGCAGCCACGGCGCTCGGCCTGCTGGGCTCCGGCCACGGCTCGCTGAGCGGCAGCATTCTGGGCCTGGTGTCGGGCCAGAACGCCTCCTCAGCCACCTCTCAGGTGCCTCCCAGTTCCGTCAGCGCTTCCCCAGGGGTGGTTGGTATGATGGGGAGCAACAGCGGCAGCGTCGGGATTGTCGGGGGCGTGAGCGCCGCCCCGGCCCGACCGCCCAGCGGACTCAAGCAGAATGGAAGCACAA GTTACAGTGCCGTCGTGGCCGAAAGCTCCACGGAATCAGCTCTCAGCACGCCGAGCCAGTCTCAAAGCAGCCAGCCGTCATCCCTCAGTTCCTCCGCCAGTCAGCC GTTGGACAATGGGCCCAGTTTAATCAGCTCCATCACGCTCCCGCCCAGCTCGCCGTCGCCCTCCTTTTCGGACAGCACGCCCGGTGGAGGGAGCCTCCTAAACGGGCCCCACTCCTACACGCAGGCCTCCGAGGGCCTCAAG GCTCCCGAGCCTCTTATCTCCCTGAAGGCCATGGCGGAACGGGCGGCCCTGGGATCAGGCCTTGACGGAGAAATCCCCAACCTGCACCTAACAGAGCGAG ACATCTTCTCATCGTCCACGgcgcccggcaccccggccgccCCGCAGCCATCCGTATCCGAGGTCAGCATCCCGCCGTCGCTCGGGGTCTGTCCGCTGgggcccacccccctccccaaagACCAGCTGTACCAGCAGGCCATGCAGGAGTCGGCGTGGACGCACATGCCGCACCCCTCAGACTCGGAGAGGATCAG GCAATACCTAATGAGGAACCCGTGCCCCACCTTGCCCTTCCATTATCAGATGCCTCCGCACCACTCAGACTCCATCGAGTTCTACCAGCGACTGTCTACAGAAACACTGTTTTTCATCTTCTACTACCTGGAG GGCACCAAGGCTCAGTATCTGTCAGCCAAGGCGCTGAAAAAGCAATCATGGAGGTTTCACACCAAGTACATGATGTGGTTCCAGAGGCACGAGGAGCCCAAGACTATCACTGATGAGTTCGAACAG GGCACTTACATTTACTTTGACTATGAGAAATGGGGCCAGCGAAAGAAGGAGGGCTTCACATTTGAGTACAGGTACCTGGAAGACCGAGACCTGCAGTGA
- the cnot3a gene encoding CCR4-NOT transcription complex subunit 3a isoform X4, whose protein sequence is MADKRKLQGEIDRCLKKVAEGVEQFEDIWQKLHNAANANQKEKYEADLKKEIKKLQRLRDQIKTWVASNEIKDKRQLVENRKLIETQMERFKVVERETKTKAYSKEGLGLAQKVDPAQREKEETGQWLTNTIDTLNMQVDQFESEVESLSVQTRKKKGDKEKQDRIDELKRLIERHRFHIRMLETILRMLDNDSVPVDAIQKIKDDVEYYIDSSQDPDFEENEFLYDDLDLEDIPLVATSPSGQGTMEDEMYLHSSSTPTSTTSSSPIPPSPATCAASPVKNGTPSLLSSFSSSTTSGSSSSSSLVSMASVVGGIPVVPTSSGLIGSFSSAVQQQHQHLPVQQQPQQAQPQNPSQQQQPPLSKPSAPSNSTPNPPSNLLLPASSAPSVPTPSTAISSAASSLSQPSSGSASVSSLGLGMGLGLGKGGITGTSGANQMSALGLGVHSAPLSTMAGLISGSTPTPYAQAAASGGLGLSGGSTPASISVESSTSIITTSGSSGVTTNGAATALGLLGSGHGSLSGSILGLVSGQNASSATSQVPPSSVSASPGVVGMMGSNSGSVGIVGGVSAAPARPPSGLKQNGSTSYSAVVAESSTESALSTPSQSQSSQPSSLSSSASQPLDNGPSLISSITLPPSSPSPSFSDSTPGGGSLLNGPHSYTQASEGLKAPEPLISLKAMAERAALGSGLDGEIPNLHLTERDIFSSSTAPGTPAAPQPSVSEVSIPPSLGVCPLGPTPLPKDQLYQQAMQESAWTHMPHPSDSERIRQYLMRNPCPTLPFHYQMPPHHSDSIEFYQRLSTETLFFIFYYLEGTKAQYLSAKALKKQSWRFHTKYMMWFQRHEEPKTITDEFEQGTYIYFDYEKWGQRKKEGFTFEYRYLEDRDLQ, encoded by the exons ATGGCTGACAAGAGAAAACTTCAAG gtgAGATTGACAGATGCTTGAAAAAAGTAGCGGAAGGTGTAGAACAGTTTGAAGACATTTGGCAAAAG CTTCACAATGCAGCTAATGCAAACCAGAAGGAAAAATACGAAGCTGACCTCAAGAAAGAGATTAAAAAATTACAG CGATTGAGAGATCAGATAAAAACATGGGTGGCCTCCAACGAGATCAAAGATAAACGGCAGCTAGTCGAGAACCGCAAGCTCATCGAGACG CAAATGGAGCGGTTCAAAGTAGTGGAGCGGGAAACAAAAACCAAGGCCTACTCCAAAGAAGGTTTGGGGCTGGCTCAGAAGGTGGATCCGGCTCAGAGGGAGAAGGAGGAGACGGGGCAATGGCTCACG AACACGATAGACACTCTGAACATGCAGGTCGATCAGTTTGAGAGCGAGGTGGAGTCTCTTTCGGTTCAAACGCGAAAGAAGAAAGGTGACAAAGAG AAGCAAGATCGCATCGACGAGCTCAAGCGCTTGATCGAGAGGCACCGCTTCCACATCCGCATGCTGGAGACCATCTTGCGGATGCTGGACAACGACTCAGTGCCGGTGGACGCCATTCAGAAGATCAAAGATGACGTGGAGTATTACATTGATTCTTCGCAAGACCCCGACTTTGAGGAAAACGAATTCCTCTACGATGACTTGGACCTGGAAGACATCC CATTAGTGGCCACGTCGCCATCGGGGCAAGGCACTATGGAAGATGAGATGTACCTCCActccagcagcactcccacTTCAACCACCTCGTCGTCGCCCATCCCTCCGTCGCCAGCCACTTGTGCTGCG TCACCTGTTAAGAATGGCACGCCCTCCCTactctcctccttctcctcctccaccacGTCCGGCTCCTCTTCGTCCTCCTCCCTGGTGTCAATGGCCAGCGTAGTGGGAGGCATCCCAGTGGTTCCGACCAGCAGCGGCTTGATAGGAAGCTTCAGCAGCGCCGTGCAACAGCAGCATCAGCATCTGCCGGTGCAGCAACAGCCGCAGCAAGCTCAGCCGCAGAACCCATCTCAACAGCAGCAGCCCCCACTGTCCAAACCCTCAGCCCCCTCAAACAGCACCCCCAATCCGCCCAGCAACTTGCTGCTCCCGGCGTCCTCTGCCCCCTCCGTGCCCACGCCGAGCACGGCCATTTCATCTGCCGCCAGTTCCTTGTCTCAGCCCTCGTCCGGGTCCGCTTCCGTGTCCAGTTTGGGACTCGGCATGGGATTGGGTTTAGGCAAAGGGGGCATCACGGGGACCAGCGGCGCCAACCAAATGTCGGCTTTAGGCTTGGGGGTCCACTCGGCGCCGCTCAGCACCATGGCGGGGCTCATCTCGGGGTCGACGCCCACCCCCTACGCGCAGGCGGCGGCATCAGGGGGCTTGGGCTTGAGCGGCGgtagcacgccggccagcatttCAGTGGAGAGCAGCACTTCCATCATCACCACCTCGGGCTCCAGCGGCGTCACCACCAACGGAGCAGCCACGGCGCTCGGCCTGCTGGGCTCCGGCCACGGCTCGCTGAGCGGCAGCATTCTGGGCCTGGTGTCGGGCCAGAACGCCTCCTCAGCCACCTCTCAGGTGCCTCCCAGTTCCGTCAGCGCTTCCCCAGGGGTGGTTGGTATGATGGGGAGCAACAGCGGCAGCGTCGGGATTGTCGGGGGCGTGAGCGCCGCCCCGGCCCGACCGCCCAGCGGACTCAAGCAGAATGGAAGCACAA GTTACAGTGCCGTCGTGGCCGAAAGCTCCACGGAATCAGCTCTCAGCACGCCGAGCCAGTCTCAAAGCAGCCAGCCGTCATCCCTCAGTTCCTCCGCCAGTCAGCC GTTGGACAATGGGCCCAGTTTAATCAGCTCCATCACGCTCCCGCCCAGCTCGCCGTCGCCCTCCTTTTCGGACAGCACGCCCGGTGGAGGGAGCCTCCTAAACGGGCCCCACTCCTACACGCAGGCCTCCGAGGGCCTCAAG GCTCCCGAGCCTCTTATCTCCCTGAAGGCCATGGCGGAACGGGCGGCCCTGGGATCAGGCCTTGACGGAGAAATCCCCAACCTGCACCTAACAGAGCGAG ACATCTTCTCATCGTCCACGgcgcccggcaccccggccgccCCGCAGCCATCCGTATCCGAGGTCAGCATCCCGCCGTCGCTCGGGGTCTGTCCGCTGgggcccacccccctccccaaagACCAGCTGTACCAGCAGGCCATGCAGGAGTCGGCGTGGACGCACATGCCGCACCCCTCAGACTCGGAGAGGATCAG GCAATACCTAATGAGGAACCCGTGCCCCACCTTGCCCTTCCATTATCAGATGCCTCCGCACCACTCAGACTCCATCGAGTTCTACCAGCGACTGTCTACAGAAACACTGTTTTTCATCTTCTACTACCTGGAG GGCACCAAGGCTCAGTATCTGTCAGCCAAGGCGCTGAAAAAGCAATCATGGAGGTTTCACACCAAGTACATGATGTGGTTCCAGAGGCACGAGGAGCCCAAGACTATCACTGATGAGTTCGAACAG GGCACTTACATTTACTTTGACTATGAGAAATGGGGCCAGCGAAAGAAGGAGGGCTTCACATTTGAGTACAGGTACCTGGAAGACCGAGACCTGCAGTGA